TGTGACTGCCGTCCGCCGCCGGCAGACTGCCGGAGACGACGACCGCGCCCGCCGGGATGCGCCCGTAGGTGGTCTCGCCGGTCATGCGGTTGTAGATGCGCGTGCTGCGCCCGATATAGACGCCCATCGAGACGACGGCGCCGCGCTCGACGATGACGCCCTCGACGATTTCCGAGCGCGCGCCGATAAAGCAGTCGTCCTCGATGATGGTCGGCGCCGCCTGCAACGGCTCGAGCACGCCGCCGATGCCGACGCCGCCGGAGAGGTGCACATTCCTGCCGATTTGCGCGCACGAGCCGACGGTCGCCCAGGTGTCCACCATCGTCGCGCTGTCCACATAGGCGCCGACATTGATGTAGCACGGCATCATGACGACGCCCGGCGCCTGGTATGAACCGTAGCGCGCAATCGCCGACGGCACGATGCGCACGCCGTTTCTCTCAAGGTCGCGCTCGCCGCTGTCGGCGTGCTTGAGGCGCACCTTGTCGTAGAAGCGCGTGTAGCCGGCGTCCACCATGCGGTTTTCGCGCAGCCGGAACGACAGCAGCACCGCCTTCTTCAGCCACTGGTTGACATGCCATTCGCCGCCGGTTTTCTCGGCGACGCGCAAACTGCCGTCGTCAAGCCCTGCAAGGCACTGCTCGACCGCCCGCCGCACCTCCGGCGGCGCCGTCGGGGGCGTGAGTTGCGCGCGCTGTTCAAACGCGCGCTCGATGATTTCGGCCAGTTCATCCATCGCTTTGTCCATCGTTCGTTGATTGGTTTTGTTGTCCGCCGCCGCGGACGGGCGCTACTTTACCGCATTTGCCGCCGCCATGCGCCGCCGCCGCGTTCACAACGCCTCGTCCGTGCGCCGCGTCAGCACCTCGTGGCCGGTTTCGGTTACCAGGATGGTGTGCTCCCACTGCGCCGACAGCGAATGGTCGCAGGTGACGACGGTCCAGCCGTCGGGCAGCAGGCGCACATGGCGCTTGCCGGCGTTCAGCATCGGCTCGATGGTGAAGGTCATGCCCGGCGCCAGTTCCTCGCCGGTGCCGGGCCTGCCGTAATGCAGCACCTGCGGCTCCTCGTGAAACTCCAGGCCGATGCCGTGGCCGCAATACTCGCGCACGATGCTGTAATGGCGGTGCTCGGCGAAGCGCTGAATGGCGTAACCGACATCGCCCAGCCGGGCGCCGGGTTTGACCTCTTCAATGCCGCGCTGCATCGCCTCGCGCGCGGCCTCGACCAGGCGCCGCGCCTGCACGCCCGCCTTGCCGGCCACGAACATGCGGCTGGTGTCGCCGTGGTAGCCGTCCTTGATGACGGTGACATCCACATTGATGATGTCGCCGTTCTTCAGCCGCCGCGGGCCGGGAATGCCGTGGCAGACCTGGTGGTTGACCGAGGTGCAGACGGATTTCGGAAAGCCCCTGTAATTCAGCGGCGCCGGCACGCAGCCGAGTTCGCCGACGATGTAGTCGTGGCAGATGCGGTTGATGGCGTCGGTCGTCACGCCGGGCGCGATGTGGGTCTCGATCATTTCGAGCACCTGCGCGGCCAGCCGCCCGGCCACGCGCATTTTGCCGATTGCTTCGGGCGATTTGATGTCAGCCATTGTCCCGGAAACGGAGTGAACCGCCAGTTTATCACACCGCCGCGCCCGCGGGCGGCGGGCGCGGCGGTGCTTGCCTTGCGCGGCGTCTTGCGGTTATAATGCCGCGTTTCGGAGGAACCTTATACATGCAGACATGGAAACGCGGGACATGCCCGAAGTAACCGTGCGCCAGTTGTTCGAGGCGGGCGTTCATTTCGGGCACCGGCCCTGCTTCTGGAACCCCAAACTCGCCCCCTACATCTACGGCGAGCACAACGGCGTTCACATCATTGATCTTGACAAGACCCTGCCGCTTCTGAAAGAGGCGCTTAATTTCGTGTCCTCGCTCGCGGCCAACGGCGGCACCATCCTGTTCGTCGGCACCAAAAAGGCCGCGTCGCGCACCATCCGGGAGAACGCCGAACGCTGCGACATGCCGTATGTGGACCACCACTGGCTCGGCGGCGCGCTGACGAATTTCAAGACGGTGCGCCGTTCCATCATCCGCTACGGCGAGATGAAGGCGCTGGTCGAGAACGGCAAACTCGAGTCGCTGCGCAAGAAAGAGGCGCAGCGTGTGCGCCGCAAACTGCAGAAACTGAGCCGCAGTTTCGAGGGCATCAGAAACCTCGAGCGCATGCCCGACGCGATGTTCATCGTGGATGTCGGCTACGAGGAGATTGCGGTGAAAGAGGCCGCCAAACTGGGGATACCGGTCGTCGCCATTGTGGATACCAACGGCTCGACCGACCATGTGGACTATGTCGTGCCGGCCAACGACGACGCCATCCGCTCGGTGCAGTTGTATGCGACGCTCGTCGCCGACACGATACTCGAGAGCGTGGACGAGGCGAAAAAGAAAACGCAGGACGACAGCCCGTATGTAGAGGTCGCCTCCGACGAGGCGTTTTGAGCGCCGGCGCGGGCGTCCGGGGCGGAAAGACAATGCAGATTACCGCGGCCATGGTCAAGGCGCTGCGCGAGAAGACCGGCGTCGG
The window above is part of the Gammaproteobacteria bacterium genome. Proteins encoded here:
- the dapD gene encoding 2,3,4,5-tetrahydropyridine-2,6-dicarboxylate N-succinyltransferase, translating into MDELAEIIERAFEQRAQLTPPTAPPEVRRAVEQCLAGLDDGSLRVAEKTGGEWHVNQWLKKAVLLSFRLRENRMVDAGYTRFYDKVRLKHADSGERDLERNGVRIVPSAIARYGSYQAPGVVMMPCYINVGAYVDSATMVDTWATVGSCAQIGRNVHLSGGVGIGGVLEPLQAAPTIIEDDCFIGARSEIVEGVIVERGAVVSMGVYIGRSTRIYNRMTGETTYGRIPAGAVVVSGSLPAADGSHSLYCAVIVKQVDEKTRGKIEINRLLRDLD
- the map gene encoding type I methionyl aminopeptidase; this translates as MADIKSPEAIGKMRVAGRLAAQVLEMIETHIAPGVTTDAINRICHDYIVGELGCVPAPLNYRGFPKSVCTSVNHQVCHGIPGPRRLKNGDIINVDVTVIKDGYHGDTSRMFVAGKAGVQARRLVEAAREAMQRGIEEVKPGARLGDVGYAIQRFAEHRHYSIVREYCGHGIGLEFHEEPQVLHYGRPGTGEELAPGMTFTIEPMLNAGKRHVRLLPDGWTVVTCDHSLSAQWEHTILVTETGHEVLTRRTDEAL
- the rpsB gene encoding 30S ribosomal protein S2 — translated: METRDMPEVTVRQLFEAGVHFGHRPCFWNPKLAPYIYGEHNGVHIIDLDKTLPLLKEALNFVSSLAANGGTILFVGTKKAASRTIRENAERCDMPYVDHHWLGGALTNFKTVRRSIIRYGEMKALVENGKLESLRKKEAQRVRRKLQKLSRSFEGIRNLERMPDAMFIVDVGYEEIAVKEAAKLGIPVVAIVDTNGSTDHVDYVVPANDDAIRSVQLYATLVADTILESVDEAKKKTQDDSPYVEVASDEAF